In Polaribacter sp. L3A8, a genomic segment contains:
- a CDS encoding sirohydrochlorin chelatase, which produces MKKGILLCGHGSRTKTGTTAFKELVAALQARYTDYEVDYGFLEFNHPVYEASIERMYQKGIREIYALPIILFAGSHAKNDIPYEMNTIQSYYSDLTIKMGKHLGVNSFLLELAQKRVLEEESKHSVMDRKDVCLMVVGRGTTDTDANSDVHKLACMLGEGMGFGFTTVAYSGTAYPSVTKSLELTSKMEFKRTIAIPFFFFTGILLERIYKQIRDFSETSPLEHVYTQAFGSDELILKAFDERLEEAINGTANMNCQMCKYRKQIVGLESEIGKEQMGHHLGVKGVLFEEDEKVGQKNSLFTKIKKGLGI; this is translated from the coding sequence ATGAAAAAAGGAATTTTACTTTGCGGACATGGTAGTAGAACCAAAACAGGAACTACCGCTTTTAAAGAATTGGTTGCAGCGCTACAAGCACGTTATACAGACTATGAAGTAGATTACGGCTTCTTAGAATTTAACCATCCTGTTTATGAAGCTTCTATTGAACGCATGTATCAAAAAGGTATTCGTGAAATTTATGCATTGCCAATTATCCTTTTTGCAGGTTCACATGCTAAGAATGATATTCCGTATGAAATGAATACCATTCAAAGCTACTATAGTGATTTAACCATAAAAATGGGAAAACATTTAGGTGTGAATTCATTTTTATTAGAATTAGCTCAAAAAAGAGTTTTAGAAGAAGAAAGCAAACATTCTGTAATGGACAGAAAAGACGTTTGTTTAATGGTAGTTGGTAGAGGCACAACCGATACCGATGCCAATTCTGATGTTCACAAACTAGCTTGTATGCTGGGTGAAGGAATGGGGTTTGGGTTTACAACCGTTGCCTACAGTGGTACTGCTTACCCAAGCGTTACCAAAAGTTTAGAACTCACTAGTAAAATGGAATTTAAACGTACTATTGCCATTCCTTTTTTCTTTTTCACAGGAATTCTTTTAGAACGTATTTATAAGCAAATAAGAGATTTTAGCGAAACCTCTCCTTTAGAACACGTTTACACACAAGCTTTTGGTAGTGACGAGTTAATTTTAAAAGCCTTTGATGAGCGTTTAGAAGAAGCTATTAACGGAACAGCAAACATGAATTGCCAAATGTGTAAATACCGTAAACAAATTGTAGGCCTAGAATCTGAAATAGGAAAAGAACAAATGGGACATCATTTAGGTGTAAAAGGAGTTCTGTTTGAAGAAGATGAAAAAGTGGGACAAAAAAACAGTCTATTTACTAAAATTAAAAAAGGTTTAGGAATATGA
- the cobI gene encoding precorrin-2 C(20)-methyltransferase, with protein sequence MMVGKIQGVSLGPGDPDLITLKGLKALQQADKIYYPGSLFKGGRKASYSLSILDHYKLDSEKLVGFYLKMDLGRNHVNETYETAFQQILADYNKGLSVVIVSEGDLSTFSSFSYLLEKINTHELTIDLIPGITSYLHLASESKTPLCLQNEKVTIIPRIQTKEELQEAIANFDTVVLMKIISVIDIISAVIDQKKHSITYAERLGTDQQFITNSWQTANQRETPYFSLMIIKKIKK encoded by the coding sequence ATGATGGTAGGAAAAATACAAGGCGTTTCCTTAGGACCTGGTGATCCTGATTTGATTACCCTAAAAGGTTTAAAAGCATTACAGCAAGCTGATAAAATATACTATCCAGGCTCTTTGTTTAAAGGCGGAAGAAAGGCTAGCTATTCTTTATCAATCTTAGACCATTATAAGTTAGATTCAGAAAAATTAGTCGGTTTTTATCTAAAGATGGATTTAGGAAGAAACCATGTGAACGAGACTTACGAAACTGCTTTTCAGCAAATACTTGCGGATTATAACAAAGGTTTATCCGTAGTAATAGTTAGTGAAGGAGACCTTAGTACGTTTAGCTCTTTTTCTTATCTATTAGAAAAAATTAATACACACGAATTAACGATAGACTTAATTCCTGGTATAACATCTTACTTACATTTAGCATCAGAAAGTAAAACACCTTTGTGTTTACAAAATGAAAAAGTAACCATTATTCCACGCATACAAACTAAAGAAGAATTACAAGAAGCTATTGCTAATTTTGATACCGTAGTATTGATGAAAATCATATCCGTTATCGATATTATTAGTGCTGTAATTGATCAAAAAAAACACAGTATTACCTATGCCGAACGCTTAGGAACAGACCAACAATTTATTACAAACAGTTGGCAAACCGCAAACCAAAGAGAAACCCCTTATTTTTCTCTTATGATTATTAAAAAAATAAAAAAATGA
- a CDS encoding cobyric acid synthase: MQNLQPIMLVGTGSDVGKSWITTGICRWLKQKGYQPAPFKAQNMSLNSFSTPDNLEIGRAQAVQAEACGIPPTVEMNPILLKPSSVNKSQIILHGKPIGDQTAKEYFLGDNKKHLFEEAKNSFKQLASKHNPIVMEGAGSISELNLKHRDIVNMRMAEAANACVYLIADIDKGGVFGSVYGTIELLEPWERKLIKGVIINKFRGDPALFVDGRKKLEELTGVPILGVLPYDKSIIIEEEDSVALNNRNTTAVENKLNIAIIRLHYMSNYTDFQSLEQEPLINLYFTRDSEEINKADVIIIPGTKNTIEDLISLKEDGLDTIIKNKYNQTPIIGICGGYQMLGKNIKDPFSVESTIKSVDGLDLFDIETTLSKTKQTVQRNFLFKDLKEIFEGYEIHMGETSVPINKHLNLINGKEEGYFDGNKSWGTYLHGIFDNQEIVTELLQLKYPNAKAINYKAFKAAQFDKLADWIDNNLDMATILKNSAQ; encoded by the coding sequence ATGCAAAACCTACAACCTATAATGTTAGTTGGTACTGGCTCTGATGTTGGTAAAAGCTGGATAACAACTGGAATTTGTAGATGGCTTAAACAAAAAGGGTATCAGCCTGCTCCGTTTAAAGCTCAAAATATGTCTTTAAATAGTTTTTCTACACCAGATAATCTTGAGATTGGCAGAGCTCAAGCAGTACAAGCAGAAGCTTGTGGCATTCCGCCAACGGTAGAAATGAACCCTATTTTATTAAAACCGTCTTCGGTAAATAAATCGCAAATTATTTTACACGGAAAGCCTATTGGCGATCAAACTGCTAAAGAATATTTTTTAGGTGATAATAAAAAACACCTTTTCGAAGAAGCTAAAAATTCATTTAAACAATTAGCTTCAAAACACAATCCTATTGTAATGGAAGGTGCTGGTAGTATTAGTGAACTAAACTTAAAACATAGAGATATTGTAAACATGAGAATGGCCGAAGCAGCCAATGCTTGTGTTTATTTAATTGCAGACATCGACAAAGGTGGCGTATTTGGTAGTGTTTACGGTACTATTGAATTACTAGAACCTTGGGAACGTAAACTTATAAAAGGTGTTATTATTAATAAGTTTAGAGGAGACCCTGCTTTGTTTGTTGATGGTAGAAAAAAACTAGAAGAATTAACAGGTGTGCCAATTTTAGGCGTTTTACCTTATGATAAAAGCATTATAATTGAAGAAGAAGATTCCGTAGCTTTAAATAATAGAAACACAACAGCTGTAGAAAATAAATTAAACATTGCAATTATAAGATTGCATTATATGTCTAATTATACTGATTTTCAGTCTTTAGAACAAGAACCTTTAATCAACCTATATTTTACAAGAGATTCTGAGGAAATAAATAAAGCTGATGTTATCATAATTCCTGGAACAAAAAATACCATCGAAGATTTAATTAGTTTAAAAGAAGATGGTCTTGATACAATTATTAAAAATAAATACAACCAAACACCTATAATCGGAATTTGTGGTGGTTATCAAATGTTAGGAAAAAATATTAAAGATCCTTTTTCTGTAGAAAGTACTATTAAATCTGTAGACGGATTGGATTTATTCGATATAGAAACAACACTTTCTAAAACCAAACAAACTGTTCAACGTAATTTTCTTTTTAAAGATTTAAAAGAAATTTTTGAAGGTTACGAAATTCACATGGGAGAAACATCAGTTCCAATAAACAAACACCTGAATCTTATCAACGGAAAAGAAGAAGGTTATTTTGATGGAAATAAAAGTTGGGGAACCTATTTACACGGCATTTTTGATAATCAAGAAATAGTTACCGAATTACTACAATTAAAATACCCTAACGCTAAGGCCATAAATTACAAAGCTTTTAAAGCAGCACAATTTGATAAGTTAGCAGATTGGATAGATAATAACTTAGATATGGCAACCATCTTAAAAAATAGCGCACAATAA
- a CDS encoding AAA family ATPase, whose protein sequence is MVNFRKKYIITGAPGTGKTTLINLLKDTVPCMDEVSRKVIIDEQKNNRDGMPWSNIKRFTNLVFKKTKQELLNTDTRICDRSLLDLEAYLTVENKIVPKYLHNFPYLKTYHKTVFFAPTWFNIYCQDAQRLQEFDYCLKLEKALLEQYKKKGFKIIMLPKSSPIKRKQLILDSIL, encoded by the coding sequence ATGGTTAATTTTCGAAAAAAATATATTATTACAGGCGCACCAGGAACAGGTAAAACAACCTTAATAAATCTTTTAAAAGACACAGTTCCTTGTATGGATGAAGTTTCTAGAAAGGTAATTATTGATGAACAAAAAAACAACAGAGATGGAATGCCTTGGTCTAACATAAAACGTTTTACCAACCTTGTCTTTAAAAAAACAAAACAAGAATTATTAAATACCGATACAAGAATTTGTGATAGATCATTACTCGATTTAGAAGCTTATTTAACTGTAGAAAACAAAATAGTGCCTAAATATTTACATAACTTTCCTTATTTAAAAACATACCATAAAACGGTTTTTTTTGCTCCAACTTGGTTTAATATTTACTGTCAAGATGCACAGAGATTACAAGAATTTGATTATTGTTTAAAGTTAGAAAAAGCGCTGTTAGAACAATATAAAAAAAAGGGGTTCAAAATTATAATGCTTCCAAAATCTTCTCCTATTAAAAGAAAGCAACTCATTCTAGATTCAATCTTATAA
- a CDS encoding pyridoxal phosphate-dependent aminotransferase: MLNGHGDDLHLIKGEIKHNFSSNVYYKGCPKALLNEVSKNIHQIESYPSPIANELNILAAKKFRLNSNQFLFTNGATEAFYLIAQLFSDKKAAIVAPTFAEYEDSCKIFNLNYKLISRSEIKETKADLIYICNPNNPTGDIFSNDELELLFQQKPETTFIIDEAYIEFTNKLISIVSLTKTYSNLIIVRSLTKTFTIPGLRLGYVISDSSNIEKLLELKMPWSVNTLAIKAGEYIFNNYKKIQFNASELITETTIFKEQLATLKDIRVCDSNTSYFLVELLHHSAKELKEHLIVNHQILVRDATNFNKLEGEYIRVATQSKEANSILIKALKEWI, translated from the coding sequence ATGTTAAACGGACATGGTGATGACCTTCATTTAATTAAAGGAGAAATTAAACACAACTTTAGCTCTAACGTGTATTATAAAGGTTGTCCAAAAGCATTACTCAACGAGGTATCAAAAAACATTCATCAAATTGAAAGTTACCCCTCGCCTATTGCCAATGAATTAAATATTTTGGCGGCTAAGAAATTCCGACTTAATAGCAATCAATTTTTATTCACCAACGGTGCAACAGAAGCATTTTATCTTATCGCTCAATTATTTTCTGATAAAAAAGCAGCTATCGTAGCTCCTACTTTTGCAGAATATGAAGATTCTTGTAAAATCTTCAATTTGAATTATAAATTAATCTCTAGATCAGAAATAAAAGAAACCAAAGCAGACCTAATATATATATGTAACCCAAATAATCCTACTGGTGACATATTTTCTAATGATGAATTAGAACTTTTATTTCAACAAAAACCTGAGACTACCTTTATTATTGACGAAGCTTATATCGAATTTACGAATAAATTAATATCAATCGTATCGTTAACTAAAACATACTCGAATTTAATTATTGTCCGTTCGTTAACCAAAACATTTACGATTCCTGGTTTACGTTTAGGGTATGTTATTTCTGATTCATCAAACATAGAAAAACTATTGGAATTAAAAATGCCTTGGAGCGTAAACACGCTTGCTATTAAGGCAGGTGAATATATTTTCAATAACTACAAAAAAATCCAGTTTAACGCTTCAGAATTAATAACAGAAACTACTATTTTTAAAGAGCAGTTAGCTACATTAAAAGATATAAGAGTTTGTGATAGTAATACTTCTTATTTTTTAGTCGAATTATTACATCATTCTGCAAAAGAATTAAAGGAACACTTAATTGTCAACCATCAAATTTTAGTTAGAGATGCAACTAATTTTAATAAACTAGAAGGAGAATATATTCGTGTAGCTACACAAAGTAAAGAAGCCAATAGCATTCTAATCAAAGCCTTAAAAGAATGGATTTAA
- a CDS encoding (2Fe-2S) ferredoxin domain-containing protein → MGKNVANTTHTFFFCDGGSCQKAGSEKVIRTARAYLRNNGHWNDTHTIKTRCNGRCEDAPTCIVYPGQNWYKELTPEKITPIVKRHLDNAPLVNSELLYKKGWQQQVSNNEIAPIKPKPFELKNDTELGECFITKGFSSDQYLYPLFLYLLENPKGVSLISSDEKRISFQEIISLDYSKTYTLELHTETTAIPFTIAAVPKENKELQQAKISSTEYYFHKETQQTGIRFKNKFGKILGQIEFDSLNNKAWEYCTKIQLQNVHLDLKNYE, encoded by the coding sequence ATGGGTAAAAACGTCGCCAACACTACACATACTTTTTTCTTCTGTGACGGAGGTTCTTGTCAAAAAGCAGGAAGTGAAAAAGTTATAAGAACAGCAAGAGCTTATTTACGTAACAATGGGCATTGGAATGATACACACACTATTAAAACAAGATGTAATGGTAGATGTGAAGACGCTCCTACTTGCATTGTGTACCCTGGGCAAAATTGGTATAAAGAACTTACACCAGAAAAAATTACGCCTATTGTAAAAAGGCATCTTGATAATGCGCCACTTGTTAATTCTGAATTGTTATACAAAAAAGGTTGGCAACAACAAGTTTCTAATAATGAAATTGCTCCTATAAAACCAAAACCGTTCGAATTAAAAAATGATACCGAATTAGGTGAATGTTTTATAACCAAAGGTTTTAGTTCTGACCAATATTTATACCCATTGTTTTTATATCTATTAGAGAATCCTAAAGGAGTTTCTTTAATTTCTTCGGATGAAAAAAGAATTTCGTTTCAAGAGATCATCTCTTTAGACTATTCTAAAACATACACATTAGAATTACATACAGAAACAACAGCGATACCATTTACTATTGCAGCTGTTCCTAAAGAAAATAAAGAATTACAACAAGCTAAAATTTCTAGTACAGAATATTATTTTCATAAAGAAACACAACAAACAGGTATTCGTTTTAAAAATAAATTTGGAAAAATTTTAGGTCAGATTGAATTCGATTCTCTAAATAATAAAGCTTGGGAATATTGTACTAAAATACAATTACAAAACGTACATCTAGATTTAAAAAATTATGAATAA
- the cobA gene encoding uroporphyrinogen-III C-methyltransferase: MNKQHISILGLGWLGLPLALKLQKSGYSINGSTATLAPLKSLAKYSFHTCRINVESDTIIGDWESFIAETTTLIINFPPKRIDNIETIHPSQIAQIIAHTPKTTKVIFVSSTSVYQNNNELIDETVTCLPEKASGHALVKAEELLQEHFGSNLTILRLSGLIGPKRHPGRFLAKKRELKNPNIPINLIHQKDAIGLIETILEQNCFGEIINGCADVHPKRKDFYENAAIKLNLPAPIFGSSKETYYKIVNNSKSKSLLNFKYQFSNPEWIYTKEHLPEISIVGAGPGNKNLLTLKAFNAIENAEIILHDNLISDEILDINTQAKRIYVGRKFGDKEDQETRQNNINRLMKMHCKQGDKVVRIKSGDPYIYGRAAEEVRFLKQHQLPFTVVPGISAALAAASSANIPITERRQSNAILICTAHTADYSTAQLKGIAEMLNAGNTLALYMGLKSLDKIIPKLIEVCKNPKIPINAISNVSRENEVLLSSTLDKIEEDIKKQTLQMPVVFLIGVTPIN; the protein is encoded by the coding sequence ATGAATAAACAACATATTTCCATATTAGGATTAGGCTGGTTGGGTTTGCCACTTGCTTTGAAGCTTCAAAAAAGTGGTTATTCAATTAATGGAAGTACGGCTACATTAGCACCTTTAAAATCTCTCGCTAAATATTCTTTTCATACTTGTAGAATAAACGTTGAATCTGATACTATTATTGGAGATTGGGAATCTTTTATTGCAGAAACAACAACACTTATTATAAATTTTCCACCAAAACGAATTGATAATATAGAAACGATACATCCATCACAAATAGCTCAGATTATAGCGCACACGCCTAAAACTACAAAGGTTATTTTTGTAAGCTCTACATCGGTATATCAAAACAACAACGAGCTTATAGATGAAACTGTAACTTGTCTTCCAGAAAAAGCATCTGGACACGCATTAGTGAAAGCAGAAGAGTTATTACAAGAACATTTTGGTAGCAACTTAACTATTTTACGATTATCCGGATTAATTGGACCTAAACGTCATCCTGGGAGATTTTTAGCGAAAAAGAGGGAACTAAAAAACCCAAACATCCCTATTAATCTTATTCATCAAAAAGATGCTATCGGTTTAATTGAAACAATTTTAGAACAAAACTGTTTTGGAGAAATTATAAATGGTTGCGCAGATGTACATCCTAAAAGAAAAGACTTTTATGAAAACGCAGCTATTAAATTAAACTTACCTGCTCCTATTTTTGGTTCATCAAAAGAAACCTATTATAAAATAGTTAACAATTCTAAATCGAAATCATTACTTAATTTTAAGTATCAGTTTTCAAATCCTGAATGGATTTACACAAAAGAACATTTACCAGAAATATCTATTGTTGGTGCTGGTCCTGGTAATAAAAATCTATTAACATTAAAAGCTTTTAATGCTATTGAAAATGCTGAAATTATTTTACACGATAATTTAATTTCTGATGAAATATTAGATATCAACACACAAGCCAAACGGATTTATGTGGGGCGTAAATTTGGCGATAAAGAAGATCAAGAAACACGCCAGAACAATATTAATAGATTGATGAAAATGCATTGTAAACAAGGAGATAAAGTTGTTCGCATAAAATCTGGTGATCCATATATTTATGGTAGAGCTGCAGAAGAAGTTCGGTTTTTAAAGCAACATCAACTTCCGTTTACTGTTGTTCCGGGAATTTCAGCCGCTTTAGCTGCTGCAAGTTCTGCTAATATCCCTATTACTGAGAGAAGACAATCTAATGCTATTTTAATATGTACTGCCCATACCGCAGATTATTCTACTGCACAACTAAAAGGAATTGCAGAAATGTTAAATGCCGGTAATACATTGGCACTTTATATGGGCTTAAAAAGTTTAGATAAAATAATTCCTAAACTAATAGAAGTTTGTAAAAACCCAAAAATCCCCATCAATGCAATCTCTAATGTTTCTAGAGAAAACGAAGTTTTACTTTCCTCTACATTAGATAAAATAGAAGAAGATATAAAAAAACAAACGCTACAGATGCCTGTAGTATTTTTAATAGGTGTAACACCGATCAACTAA
- the cbiB gene encoding adenosylcobinamide-phosphate synthase CbiB translates to MDLSTIYILIIAFLLDLIIGDPKKLPHLIIAFGNSISLGEKLLNKNKSKFLKGALLTILLVSTSFITPYFIIKYLNAYDFQFIAIAFSVLMLFYCLANKTLVKEGNAVFNVLKKEGLEAGSKRLSWIVGRETSKLSEQQIRVATFETMAENLSDGVIAPLFYFLILGVPGAMAYKMINTLDSMIGYKSDRYFFFGKFAAILDDVANYIPARITGVLMLVVTFKLKGFSFIFKEGKKHSSPNAGYPEAALAYILDCQFGGPNYYHGKLVDKPFIGSNNRTIEHEEIKTVSNINYTTSILFFLLMIGLLLLF, encoded by the coding sequence ATGGATTTAAGTACTATTTACATATTAATTATTGCTTTTCTTTTAGATTTAATTATTGGAGATCCCAAAAAACTACCACATTTAATTATCGCTTTTGGAAATAGTATTTCTTTAGGAGAAAAATTACTCAATAAAAACAAGTCTAAGTTTTTAAAAGGTGCTTTATTAACCATTTTATTAGTTAGTACTTCTTTTATTACGCCGTATTTCATCATAAAATATCTAAACGCTTATGATTTTCAATTTATAGCAATTGCTTTTTCTGTACTTATGCTATTTTATTGTTTAGCCAATAAAACACTAGTAAAAGAAGGAAATGCTGTTTTTAATGTTTTAAAAAAGGAAGGTTTAGAAGCCGGGAGTAAACGTTTATCATGGATTGTAGGGAGAGAAACTAGCAAGTTAAGCGAACAACAAATTAGAGTAGCTACTTTTGAAACGATGGCAGAAAATTTAAGTGATGGTGTAATTGCTCCATTATTTTATTTTCTAATTTTAGGAGTGCCTGGTGCAATGGCTTATAAAATGATTAACACACTAGATTCTATGATAGGTTACAAAAGTGACCGTTATTTTTTCTTCGGAAAATTTGCAGCAATATTAGATGATGTTGCTAATTATATTCCTGCAAGAATTACGGGAGTATTAATGTTAGTTGTTACCTTTAAATTAAAAGGATTCTCATTTATTTTTAAAGAAGGAAAGAAACATAGCAGTCCGAATGCAGGGTATCCTGAAGCTGCTTTAGCATATATTTTAGACTGTCAATTTGGTGGACCTAATTATTATCATGGTAAATTGGTTGACAAACCTTTTATAGGAAGCAACAATCGAACAATTGAACATGAAGAAATTAAAACAGTAAGTAACATAAATTACACAACAAGCATACTCTTTTTTCTTTTGATGATTGGATTGTTACTACTATTCTAA